TTGTCGCCGGTTTTATGCTGGCAACATTTGGATTGCATTTGGCAGGGCTCTTGGGAGGAATGCAACTCAAACATCATAGCGCATGGTTCTCACGCGTGTTAGGTGCTGCCATTTCTGCTTATGGTGTTTTCCTGCTGGCCGGAGCATAAGTAGTCAGGTGGCCAGCCAGATTTGACAAGGCAGTGGCGAATAAACAGGAATAAAAAAGCAGCATGCGGTAGTGGATGCTGGCTTTTGTCTGGCCTGATGTTTCTTGAGGATGCTGTGTGACTACAGCATCCTTTTTTGCTGCTTAGTAGAACGCCTGCAGGCCGGTTTGTGCACGGCCCAGAATCAGGGCGTGTACATCATGCGTGCCTTCGTAGGTATTGACCACTTCCAGATTCACCAGATGACGGGCGACGCCAAATTCGTCTGAAATACCATTGCCGCCCAGCATGTCGCGCGCCATACGGGCAATATCCAGCGATTTGCCGCAGGAATTGCGTTTCATGATGGATGTAATCTCAACGGCGGCAGTGCCTTCATCTTTCATGCGACCCAGGCGCAGGCAGCCCTGCAGGCCAAGTGTAATTTCGGTCTGCATGTCGGCCAGTTTTTTCTGAATCAGTTGGTTCTGCGCCAGCGGGCGACCAAACTGCTTACGATCCATTGTGTATTGACGGGCTGTGTGCCAGCAGGCTTCGGCGGCGCCAGAGCGCCCAGGCGATGCCGTAACGGGCAGAGTTCAGGCAGGTGAAAGGACCGCGCAAACCGCTGACGCCCGGCAGCATCTGTTCATCAGATACTTGCACGTCGTCCATCACGATTTCCCCTGTGATAGAGGCACGCAGGCCGACCTTGCCGTGGATGGCTGGTGCAGACAGGCCTTTCATGCCTTTTTCCAGAATGAAGCCACGGATTTTTCCATCAAAATCGCCGCCGACACAACGTGCCCATACGACAAATACATCAGCGATCGGAGAGTTGGTAATCCACATTTTGTTGCCACTCAGGCTGTAGCCGCTGTCGATTTTTTTGCACGGGTTTCCATGCCATCCGGGTCAGAGCCATGATTGGGTTCGGTCAGGCCGAAACATCCGATCCATTGGCCAGAGGCCAGTTTTGGCAGATACTTGGATTTTTGTTCTTCGCTGCCAAATTCATTGATCGGCACCATGACCAGCGAAGACTGAACACTCATCATGGAACGGTAGCCCGAGTCAATGCGCTCCACTTCGCGCGCGATCAGCCCGTAGGCGACGTAGTTCAGACCACCGCCGCCGTATTGTTCGGGAATGGTAGGACCCAGCAGGCCCAGTTCACCCATTTCGCTGAAAATGGCAGGATCGGTTTTCTCGTGGCGAAATGCTTCCAACACACGGGGCGCCAATTTGTCCTGGCAGTATGCCGCAGCGGCATCGCGGATCATGCGTTCTTCGTCGGTCAACTGTGCATTGAGCAACAGGGGATCGTCCCAGTGAAATGAGGGGTTAGAGGACATGTATGGCTCCTGTCTGTATTGATGAAATATGGTTTCGGATGGTAAGGGCTGATTTGATCGCCAGACCGTCAGCGTCATCTTGATGATTGCATTGTATGTGTTAAATTATCAATATTCAATTGATAAAAATGCACAATGTCGTGCGCTGTATTCAGATTGTTTCATACGGGAGAGTGCTATGCGTAAAGGTATTCCCAGCCTGGGCGCATTACAGGCGTTCGAGGCCTGCGCTCGTCTGGGCTCGTTTTCCAGGGCTGCCGAAGAATTGTCGCTAACCCACAGTGCGGTATTTCGGCAGGTTGAAGGGCTTGAAGCCCGATTGGGCGTCACGCTGTTTAACCGCGTGCGCCGGCGCATATCGCTCACGACACAGGCGCGGAATACGCTGCGCGCATTCGCCACCATCTGGAGCAACTGCAAAAGGATACGTTTGTGCTGATGAGCCGCTCGGGCCTGGGACGCAGTCTGCATATTGCAACGCTGCCCACCCTGGCCACCACCTGGCTGATTCCCCGGCTGGCCGATTTCCAGCGCCATTGGCCGGACGTGCAGATCAGCCTGTCGGTGCGCACCCATCCGTTCCAGTTTACCGATGTGCCGGTGGATGGCGCCATCTATCACGCGGCACACCCCTGGCCAAACACCCAAAGCGTCATGCTGTTTCGTGAACAGGAATTGGTGCCGGTGTGCTCTTCGCAATTGCTGGCCCGCGCAAAGGCAAAAGGGGCGGGTGCATTGGCGCAACTGACGCATTTGCACATGATGACGCGGCCCGATGCCTGGCCCAGTTGGTATGAACATAACGCCGTGCCATTTACGCCCCTGGTGCTGGGCGGGCCCCGTTATGAGCTGTTTACCATGCTGCTGGCGGCCGTAGATGCCGGGCTGGGTGTGGCGCTGGTGCCGGCTTTTGTTGCCCGAGAACACATTAAAAGCGGTCGTTATGTTATGCCGGTAACGGCGACGCTACCGGTGGAAACCGCTTATTACTTTGGTTATCCAAAAGCCGAGACCTACCCCGAGGCGCTGACCCTGTTTGAATCCTGGCTGAAGGCGCAGACAATACGCTAAACCTGACGCAGGCTTCACGCGCGATTGCAGTCATGACGCAGTGACATTCCGGATCAAACTCCGGTAGCAGCAACCAAAGAAAAAAGCAGAATAACGCTGCTGCGCTGAAGGGCAGTGCGGACGGTAAAAGGGCCCGACCGAAGCCGGGCCCTGCCTGATAAGGAGGATACGATGAATAGAATCGTATTACAACTTATCCTGATCGGTATAGTGCTGATGCTGCTGGTGTACAGCATGCCAGCTTACTGATCAGGGACCGGCGAGTATACGGCTCGCCGGTTTCAGGTTTTAATTTACTCAACTGTATTTCTTTTGTCAATGTCGTACTTTCCGAGGGTCGGTTGGTGAGGTTATGGCTTACGCGAAGTACACAGCATCGCCGGCCGCATTCGATGCGTTCGAAGCGAGTGGGTCTCAGTTGGCAGTGAACCTCAGCCATTACGTTCGCAGCTCAGATCGCTTATTGATACGAGAAGGTAATGGTGGAAATAGCGCGGACGGTGCCCGGTTGGACCGCGCCGGTCCGGATATACCGTGCTCGGAATGAAATCGTCGTGTCGGTCGCCATTGTATTGTATGTATTGTCGGGACCAGCCTGCCACTGATTGGTGTTGTTTTTGACGCGTGAATCCGGGCCGAAGCGGCAGGGCGAGCCGTTGCTGCAGTTGCTGGCGCTGAAAGAGCGCGACGTTTGCAACAACTGCACACCCACCCCTTTTGCTGAGCCAGTATTGGTGAGCGTGTCGCTTGTGTTCGAGGTGCTGTTGGCGTCTGTGAGGGTGGCAAATACGGTAGAGCCGGGATCGCAATGCAGCGAAAACCGGGCTTCATTGCCCCCCTCATGGGTGCTGCCAATTTGCTTGAACTTAACCATAGGGACGTCCGGCAGCTTGATGCTCTGGGTTGCTGTGCTGGTCAATCGGCAGCTGGACGCGATCGTGCTTATGCTGAAGTTGAGGTTGGCATGGGCGGGACCGCGCAGCACCAATCTGGTCTGGTTGTGTACTATATGGAAGCTGACCAGCTTGTCTATCAAAAACGTTTGGGCACTGAAGGTGCGAATCGGACTGTGGTCGATTTTGATAAAGGTGATGCGTATACTCAGGCTCATCGTGCAGCAAATTCCTGCGGCGCCCGCAGGAATCTGATAAGTGGTTTTACGGCCGGCTTGTATAGAGGGTGGCACAAGCTCACTATTAATGGGTAGCCAGATGGAGGACGCGGGATCCTTGACGTCCAATACATAGCCTATGGAGGGTAGTCCGGGAATTTGAAATATGCTATGCGGCTGGCCGTGAACAGTGGCTGTGCGTCCGGGTATCTGGGGTGCATCCGACCAGGCTTCCGCACGAGGCCACCAGGGAACCTGCCAACTTAGAACGTTTAGCTGGGTGACTTCAATCGGATTGGTACCCAGCATAAATACGATGGGCTGGTCGATGGCTTGCTGATTGACCGACTCCGATAGCGTATAGGTGCCCAGGTTGATGGGAGCGAAATCTGCGCGACTGTACGCAGACCACAGTATGAGACTGGCAAAGATACCTATTTTCATCATGGTGCGTATCAAAGACGGCACATATTGTTTTGCGATTAACGGATATAGATTCACTGACATTGGATCTTCACCTTTACCAATTGGTCGCTTGACTGCTTGCCGGAGAGGACTGCCTGTTCCAGCGTGTAGGGCGCCTTGCAGCGGGCTCTGGCGCCAGCGCCCCAGCGCAACAGCAGTAACCCTGTCGGTTTTGGACCACGCACAAATACATACCCCTGCTGGGCTACAAACCCCAACGTATTGCCTTGTTCATCGAGCACATCCGTGCCCAGCGGCGGGAACGCGTCATCGGCCAGTGTGATCTGAAATAGCACGCCGGCACCGGTTCTTGTTTTTAGTTCGACCAGCATGGCGTTGTTCGCGCGCGGTATGACCTGATAGCTGGTTGCATCGAAATCCACATTCCTGCGAGCGCCTTGCGGGTCAATGCCTACGGAGTTGAGTTGATATGGATTGAGATAGGGAACCACTGCGAGCCCGTCGGCATCGAGCCGGGCGTTTGCGCCGGACGCGACACTCGCGCCTTCTGCGCCCGGCGCTGAAATAATGGCAAACGTGTGACCGACCTGCTCTGAGAAGGAAATACCTTTGGGATGAATAATCGCTGCCCCCGAGGCGGAAACACCAACCTGGCGGTAGCCCTTGCCGATTCCGGCATTGGCGCTTAACAGCCCATAAGATGACCGATAGCTGCCGCTGATATTGCCGCTGGTGGTGTCTGAGTCATGGCTGGCGGACAGTGCATAGGAATAGGCGTTGTTGTTGCCCATAGAACCCGCCAGCATTGACGAGACGTAAGCGCCGTTACTGGTTCGACTTCCTGCCTGTGTTGTGAGCGTATGACTACCTGTCTTGCCAATGGGAATAGAAAAGCTGAGAAAGACATTGTTGCTGCTTTTGGCAGTGTAGACATCACGTGAACGACTGAAAGACAGGGTGTAGGAAATGTTCCTGTAGCTGTTGCTATAGCCGGCCTGCACGGTCGTGTCCCGCCCGCGACGATTCCAGTAATCGCTGATATAGGCGGTAAGGTAGGCGCTGCCCCAACGGCCTGAAAACGGCTGATTCACCGCGAGTTGCAGCTGGTTTTTTAGCCGATCCGTCAGAAACCAGGTACCGCCTGTCAATATATCCTGGTTATCCTGTAAAGCGGTATTCAGGATTGAATAGTATCCATCTGAGGCGTAACGGGTAGCCGTCAATGCAATATTGCTTTTTGTGGAAGCCACAAAATTGCTATAGGTGGCGCGCCAGGTGATGCCCGACCGGTTTTCGCCAAAGTGTGGTGTGCTCCTGGAGGAAATCATATCCAGACCAAACGCGCCCAGTGATGTGTTGAATGCGCCGCCAAGTAGCACGGAGCGAAAACGCTCGCTTGCATTGAAACCGGCGTTCACGGTTAACCAGTTGGTCACGCCATATTGCATAGATGCCTGCAACACCCTGTTTTTCAATGTTGTCTGCCCGAATTTGAGTCGGCCGGCTGCGATTTGATATTGCAGATTTCCAGGTCTCAGCAATCGCGACAATGTGTTGAATGGCACCGTGAAAGTTTGTGCAGATCCGTCCGCTTCGGTGACGGTCACGTGCAGATCACCGCCATAACTGGACGGATAAAGATCGGTGATTTCAAAAGGACCGGGAGGGACGGTGGTCTCGTATATGAGATTCGTATTCTGCCTGATGGTGACGAGCGCATTGGTTTGTGCGATGCCGCGCACTGCAGGGGCGTACCCTTTTGTGGATTCAGGCAGCATCCGGTCATCGGAGAACAGTTGTACGCCACGTAATGATAGGTTGTCGAAAAGAGCGCCGTTTGTGGTGAAATCACCCACCATGATCTGGCTCTTCAGAAACGGGATATCTCGTTGCAGATAATTTGCATAGGCGCGATATCGGCTGCCGCCATCGTCATTATATGAATTTATCCTGCCCCAATTGAGGGAACCCTGGTGGCGATAATGCCAGTTGCCCAGATTGACGCCACCATTCAGATTAAGAAACCGAGAACTTGTTTTACCCCAGCCCCACGTCGTGGTTTGATAAAAATTGTAATCGTAATTCAGAAACACGGTTGGAACCCCGGTCTGCCAGTTATCAGGCTGATATAACCACGTGGTCGCTGCCTGACATAGATCTGGGCAATGTTCACATCCAGTCGAAAATCGTCAAGGCGATAATTGATCGTGGCCTGCGGGATCGCTGCGGCGGCAGACATACAGTGCTGATCAGCGTCCCCTATCTTGCTGTACGACAGGCGGGTGGTGTCAAGATCAAGTATACGCAGTACTGCGTCGTTCATGCACAGGGCGGTTTTGCCGTTCGGCGTCTGTTCGCGAAAACGCAGGCGCGTTTTGCCCTTCCATATATTGTTGACATAAATATCCGATTCGTACTCGCCGGGAGGTACCGAATTTCGATGCGTAAACCGGGAGATGTCGAGCTCGTGCCGAGCAGTGCCCCGCAGAAATACCGCGTCAAATTCAACCTTCTGCTGGCTGGCTGCAGGGCGTTCGACAAATGAAAAGAGCACACTGATGAGGACGGTGTATGTAAAGGGCGTGGGTAAATAGCGGCGCATGATGTCGCAACGGATTTATCTTTTTCTTCCAGAAATAGTGGTGCGGGTAGTGCCGCCGTAATCATTGATGTAGGTAATATCCAGCATTGCATCGGCCAGGAGGCTGACGCGAATGCGCAGGTTCGTGCTGGAAAATGGGGGAACCATGGCAGAGATCTGCGTTGGTGTTGTTGCCGTTTTTGGGCTCGTACTTATGCCATTCAATGAAAAGTAGTATGGGCCAGGATTGTGAATAACCAGTTCCCCGCGGGAACTGGTTGTCCACTTCAATTTGCCTGCCGCTTCGCTCACGGTCTGGCCCAGGTCTTCGGGGCGGGCAAATATTTTGATGCGCGTCCGCACCGCCATTTGCAGATAATTACCGGTGTTTTCGGAGGGTTTGGGTGGAATGTCCAGCACATTGAGCCAGAAGACCGATTCCCGGTCTTTCGGCAGCCCGGCATCCGTCAGAGCAAGACGCAATGTTTGTCCGGCTTGCGGTTCCATGCGAAATACCGGGGGTGTGACTAAAAAGGGTGCTTTGCTTTCGTTAGGCGTTGTATTGCCGGCTCCGTCATCGGCCCAGGCCTGCACCAATGACGGTTGCGAACCGTCATTGAGCAGCCTGACAGTGACGCTTGTTGATGACAGAGGATAAATGACCCGCGTGCCGGTAATAACCACAGATGCATTGCTCTGAGCCATCCAAAGCAGCGGGACCATGAGAAAAAAAACGCGGATACCTGCCAGCGTCATGTTGCCTTACCCTTTATCAATAGAGAAAACAAATCGTCTACAGCAATCAGTTGTAAACGATGGTGTAGTTGACAGTGGAGGTTACTTCACCGGCAGTTGCGGCAGCAGTGGCAAAGTACTGCGCATAATAATCCAGGCTTACCTCCGTACCGTTCACAGGTGCTGACGTTGAGGATTGAGCGCTGGCGCTGTTTTGGGAAAGATCAATCGGCTGGTGATTGTTATTGAGCAGCTGGACTTCCACGTTGCCTGCTGCATTATTGGTGCTGGTATTTATGAGTCG
Above is a window of Advenella kashmirensis WT001 DNA encoding:
- a CDS encoding fimbrial protein; this translates as MSVNLYPLIAKQYVPSLIRTMMKIGIFASLILWSAYSRADFAPINLGTYTLSESVNQQAIDQPIVFMLGTNPIEVTQLNVLSWQVPWWPRAEAWSDAPQIPGRTATVHGQPHSIFQIPGLPSIGYVLDVKDPASSIWLPINSELVPPSIQAGRKTTYQIPAGAAGICCTMSLSIRITFIKIDHSPIRTFSAQTFLIDKLVSFHIVHNQTRLVLRGPAHANLNFSISTIASSCRLTSTATQSIKLPDVPMVKFKQIGSTHEGGNEARFSLHCDPGSTVFATLTDANSTSNTSDTLTNTGSAKGVGVQLLQTSRSFSASNCSNGSPCRFGPDSRVKNNTNQWQAGPDNTYNTMATDTTISFRARYIRTGAVQPGTVRAISTITFSYQ
- a CDS encoding fimbria/pilus outer membrane usher protein encodes the protein MFLNYDYNFYQTTTWGWGKTSSRFLNLNGGVNLGNWHYRHQGSLNWGRINSYNDDGGSRYRAYANYLQRDIPFLKSQIMVGDFTTNGALFDNLSLRGVQLFSDDRMLPESTKGYAPAVRGIAQTNALVTIRQNTNLIYETTVPPGPFEITDLYPSSYGGDLHVTVTEADGSAQTFTVPFNTLSRLLRPGNLQYQIAAGRLKFGQTTLKNRVLQASMQYGVTNWLTVNAGFNASERFRSVLLGGAFNTSLGAFGLDMISSRSTPHFGENRSGITWRATYSNFVASTKSNIALTATRYASDGYYSILNTALQDNQDILTGGTWFLTDRLKNQLQLAVNQPFSGRWGSAYLTAYISDYWNRRGRDTTVQAGYSNSYRNISYTLSFSRSRDVYTAKSSNNVFLSFSIPIGKTGSHTLTTQAGSRTSNGAYVSSMLAGSMGNNNAYSYALSASHDSDTTSGNISGSYRSSYGLLSANAGIGKGYRQVGVSASGAAIIHPKGISFSEQVGHTFAIISAPGAEGASVASGANARLDADGLAVVPYLNPYQLNSVGIDPQGARRNVDFDATSYQVIPRANNAMLVELKTRTGAGVLFQITLADDAFPPLGTDVLDEQGNTLGFVAQQGYVFVRGPKPTGLLLLRWGAGARARCKAPYTLEQAVLSGKQSSDQLVKVKIQCQ
- a CDS encoding FimD/PapC N-terminal domain-containing protein yields the protein MRRYLPTPFTYTVLISVLFSFVERPAASQQKVEFDAVFLRGTARHELDISRFTHRNSVPPGEYESDIYVNNIWKGKTRLRFREQTPNGKTALCMNDAVLRILDLDTTRLSYSKIGDADQHCMSAAAAIPQATINYRLDDFRLDVNIAQIYVRQRPRGYISLITGRPGFQPCF
- a CDS encoding fimbrial biogenesis chaperone; the encoded protein is MTLAGIRVFFLMVPLLWMAQSNASVVITGTRVIYPLSSTSVTVRLLNDGSQPSLVQAWADDGAGNTTPNESKAPFLVTPPVFRMEPQAGQTLRLALTDAGLPKDRESVFWLNVLDIPPKPSENTGNYLQMAVRTRIKIFARPEDLGQTVSEAAGKLKWTTSSRGELVIHNPGPYYFSLNGISTSPKTATTPTQISAMVPPFSSTNLRIRVSLLADAMLDITYINDYGGTTRTTISGRKR